The following proteins come from a genomic window of Takifugu rubripes chromosome 11, fTakRub1.2, whole genome shotgun sequence:
- the igsf9ba gene encoding protein turtle homolog B isoform X4, with protein sequence MIWYVATLIASVFSTRGTAAQGAHGVREEPRFVTARAGESVILGCDVSPPLDGQQPPYVVEWFKFGVPIPFFINFRFYPPHVDPEYTGRASLHGKASLQIDPVRSEDQGWYECRVLMLEQQFDTFHNGSWVHLTVNAPPSFTATPPQYVEAKEGGSTLLSCSAQGNPKPMISWLREGEELVTNAKYTVHDGSLTILGITRDDRGAYTCRAYSDQGEVLHTTRLLVQGPPYIVSPPENVTVNISQNALFTCQAEAYPGNLTYTWFWEEDNVYFKNDLKLRVRILIDGTLIIFRVKPEDAGKYTCTPSNSLGISPSASAHLTVQYPARVINMPPVIYVPRKLPGIIRCPVDANPPVTSVKWEKDGYPLRVEKYPGWSLTPDGSIRVAEATEDSLGTYTCVPYNALGTMGMSPPATLVLKDPPYFNVRPGGEYRQEAGRELVIPCAASGDPDIPTITWRKVGKPSKSKHNVLSSGSLQFLSLSKEDHGEWECVATNVVTSITASTRILVIGTSPHAPGNIHVLPSMTSANVSWEPGYDGGFEQTFSVWYGPVSKRTDYGPHDWHSMPVSGAQTWLVVPGLEPATEYQFSVLAQNKLGTGPFSEVVTVNTTGSPLGTPEPLVLLTPPRCLTANRTQHGVLLTWLPPANHSSPIDRYIMEFRLGERWEVLDDLIPSTETEYIARDLVQDSWYEFRVMAVMVDLISESSNVVGVSSTDPFPPAELPDEGLARPVVAGVVATICFLAAAVLFSTLAACFVNKQHRRKLKRKPDPPLSVTHFRKSIESPPPLTPLPGVEPCWDDPARSTFLPPPASPLLSSGKISPESSPPSRPRSLSSEGSHGPGLYVKKLPSPQKEREKELSFYKKTKRAIASKKYSVSKHEAEVTTPIELISRGPDGRFVMESSPPPRRIQGFPFAEESDMYPEFRQSDEENDFDPGPLPPIMPTLRPQLSPTSSSLESTQPPTYSPRLHRPMEGMSFAEGSALHASGQAPASRYRGFPQGPFYGYLGSRAESGIPPPFYMPELSPRSSALSSPPGTAEGPFGYPSIPEESGEMEHHQYTASGHSLSHSQSSPPRSPESWQPHELPFLGLEGPRFIYPPHHPLRHPQDLPDPPPYPPHSSRLQLPPTSPGLLQLEVPVAPPGRDRPLGPPVRRLAMQQAQSLGQLRHTAHGVGVPVLPYPDPAARAGSPSTAPSSSPQSWLSPRAGRRADPSLPPLVLQPSRLSPLSQSPLSTQPGSPDILVRPPPRPGILRTSRSLEMPEITLQPSATVSFSRRSSLTTSPTQGARQPSPSYHAHMSYASTAASYPSQSPSPPPEGRDVFGQRPSQRRTEEEMLPSEPSQLQISASGYLGSVVTRSPTPQ encoded by the exons GTAGAGCCTCTCTGCATGGGAAGGCCTCCCTCCAGATCGACCCGGTGCGCTCCGAGGACCAGGGCTGGTATGAGTGCAGGGTCCTGATGCTGGAACAGCAGTTCGACACCTTCCACAACGGCAGCTGGGTGCACCTCACAGTCAACG CCCCACCTTCATTTACAGCGACGCCGCCGCAGTATGTGGAGGCGAAGGAAGGGGGAAGCACTCTGCTTAGCTGCTCTGCCCAGGGAAACCCCAAACCAATGATCAGCTGGctcagagagggggaggagcttgtAACCAACGCAAAGTACACG GTCCACGATGGCAGCCTGACCATCCTCGGCATCACCAGAGATGACAGAGGGGCGTACACGTGCCGGGCCTACAGTGACCAGGGGGAGGTGCTCCACACGACCCGCTTGCTAGTCCAAG GGCCCCCATACATCGTGTCTCCACCAGAAAACGTCACTGTCAAcatctcccagaatgcactcTTCACCTGCCAAGCGGAGGCGTATCCCGGCAACCTGACCTACACCTGGTTTTGGGAGGAGGATAACGTCTACTTTAAGAA CGACCTGAAGCTCCGAGTGCGCATCCTCATCGACGGCACCCTCATCATCTTCCGGGTCAAGCCAGAGGACGCCGGCAAGTACACCTGCACCCCGAGCAACAGCCTCGGCATCTCGCCCTCAGCGTCGGCCCACCTGACTGTTCAGT ATCCTGCCAGAGTGATCAACATGCCCCCGGTCATCTACGTCCCACGGAAACTGCCAGGCATCATCCGCTGCCCGGTAGACGCCAACCCACCAGTGACATCGGTGAAATGGGAGAAAGATGGTTATCCTCTCAGAGTGGAGAAG TACCCTGGCTGGAGCCTGACGCCGGACGGAAGTATCCGGGTGGCGGAGGCAACCGAAGACTCCCTGGGCACCTACACCTGTGTGCCTTACAACGCCCTGGGTACCATGGGCATGTCCCCCCCAGCCACATTGGTGCTAAAG GATCCCCCTTACTTTAATGTAAGGCCTGGGGGGGAATACCGTCAGGAGGCTGGGAGAGAGCTAGTTATTCCATGTGCTGCTTCTGGAGACCCGGATATACCAACCATCACCTGGAGGAAG GTGGGGAAGCCGAGCAAGAGTAAGCACAACGTCCTCTCCAGCGGCAGCTTACAGTTTCTGTCCCTCAGCAAGGAGGACCACGGAGAATGGGAGTGTGTAGCCACCAACGTGGTCACAAGCATCACTGCCAGCACACGTATCCTAGTCATCG GCACCAGCCCACATGCTCCCGGCAATATCCATGTACTGCCCTCAATGACCTCTGCTAATGTATCCTGGGAACCAGGTTATGATGGCGGCTTTGAACAGACGTTCTCTGTGTGGTACGGTCCAGT GTCAAAGAGAACAGACTACGGTCCTCATGACTGGCATTCGATGCCAGTTTCTGGTGCTCAGACCTGGTTGGTGGTGCCAGGGCTGGAACCTGCAACAGAGTACCAGTTCAGCGTGTTGGCGCAAAACAAGCTGGGCACGGGCCCATTCAGCGAAGTTGTGACAGTCAACACGACAG GCTCTCCTCTAGGTACCCCAGAACCACTGGTGCTTCTTACTCCACCACGGTGCCTCACAGCCAATCGCACGCAGCACGGTGTTCTTCTCACATGGCTCCCCCCAGCGAACCACTCCTCGCCCATCGATCGATATATCATGGAGTTCCGCCTCGGGGAGAGGTGGGAGGTTCTGGATGATCTCATCCCATCTACCGAGACCGAGTACATCGCTCGAGACCTTGTTCAG GATTCCTGGTATGAGTTCCGAGTAATGGCTGTCATGGTCGACCTGATCAGTGAGAGCAGCAACGTAGTGGGAGTCTCCAGTACAG ATCCCTTCCCACCAGCAGAGTTGCCTGACGAGGGGCTGGCGCGGCCTGTGGTGGCGGGCGTAGTTGCAACTATATGTTTCCTGGCAGCGGCCGTACTGTTCAGCACTCTAGCAGCTTGCTTCGTCAATAAGCAACATCGTCGCAAACTCAAACGTAAACCAG ATCCTCCCCTGTCTGTGACACACTTCAGGAAAAGCATCGAGTCACC GCCTCCTCTCACCCCCTTGCCGGGGGTAGAGCCCTGCTGGGACGATCCAGCCAGGAGCACTTTCTTGCCCCCGCCCGCCAGCCCCCT GTTATCTTCGGGAAAGATAAGTCCAGAGAGTTCCCCGCCATCTCGTCCCCGCTCTCTGTCTTCAGAGGGTTCTCACGGACCGGGCCTCTACGTCAAGAAGCTGCCCAGTCCTCAGAAAGAACGAGAAAAAGAGCTCTCCTTCTACAAAAAAACCAAGCGTGCCATAGCCAGCAAGAAATACAGCGTCTCCAAGCATGAGGCGGAGGTCACCACACCTATAGAGCTGATAAGCCGCGGCCCCGATGGCCGGTTCGTCATGGAGAGCAGCCCGCCGCCCCGCCGCATCCAGGGCTTCCCCTTCGCCGAGGAGTCTGACATGTACCCAGAGTTTCGGCAGTCTGACGAGGAGAATGATTTTGATCCCGGGCCTCTGCCGCCCATCATGCCCACGCTGCGGCCCCAGCTTTCCCCAACGTCCTCCAGCCTGGAGTCAACGCAGCCCCCTACCTACAGCCCCCGCCTGCACAGGCCCATGGAAGGTATGAGCTTTGCAGAGGGCAGTGCACTTCACGCCTCAGGGCAGGCCCCGGCCTCCCGCTACAGGGGCTTCCCCCAGGGCCCCTTCTATGGGTATCTAGGCAGCCGCGCTGAATCAGGGATTCCGCCTCCGTTCTACATGCCTGAACTCAGCCCGCGTAGCTCcgctctgtcctcacctcccgGCACCGCCGAGGGGCCTTTCGGTTACCCGTCCATCCCGGAGGagagtggagagatggagcaCCATCAGTACACCGCCTCTGGCCACTCGCTGTCACACTCGCAGAgctctcctcctcgctcccctGAAAGTTGGCAGCCTCATGAGTTACCCTTCCTGGGCTTAGAGGGTCCAAGGTTCATATATCCACCTCACCATCCCTTACGACATCCCCAGGACCTCCCCGACCCGCCCCCATACCCTCCCCACAGCAGTCGCCTGCAACTGCCCCCAACAAGCCCAGGGCTCCTTCAGCTGGAGGTCCCTGTGGCTCCCCCAGGCAGAGACAGGCCCCTGGGGCCTCCGGTTAGGCGTTTAGCTATGCAACAGGCCCAGAGTCTCGGCCAGCTCAGACACACGGCCCACGGTGTGGGTGTACCAGTGTTGCCTTACCCTGACCCGGCAGCCCGTGCAGGGAGCCCAAGCACAGCCCCCAGCAGTAGCCCTCAATCCTGGCTCAGTCCGAGGGCGGGGCGCCGGGCAGACCCCAGCTTACCCCCACTAGTCCTGCAGCCCTCCCGCCTCTCTCCACTCTCCCAAAGCCCTCTCAGCACCCAGCCAGGCTCCCCAGATATTCTAGTGAGGCCCCCTCCGCGGCCCGGCATCCTCCGCACCTCTCGGTCTCTGGAGATGCCCGAGATCACCCTGCAGCCCTCGGCTACAGTCAGTTTCTCCCGAAGGTCCTCTCTGACCACTTCTCCCACTCAGGGAGCCAGGCAGCCCAGCCCCAGCTACCATGCCCACATGTCCTATGCCTCTACAGCAGCCAGTTACCCCTCCCAgtccccttctccccctccagaGGGCAGGGATGTTTTCGGGCAGAggccatcccagagaaggacagaggaggagatgctACCCTCAGAGCCCTCCCAGCTCCAGATATCAGCCTCAGG CTATCTGGGCAGCGTTGTGACCCGGTCCCCTACGCCGCAATAG
- the igsf9ba gene encoding protein turtle homolog B isoform X3: MIWYVATLIASVFSTRGTAAQGAHGVREEPRFVTARAGESVILGCDVSPPLDGQQPPYVVEWFKFGVPIPFFINFRFYPPHVDPEYTGRASLHGKASLQIDPVRSEDQGWYECRVLMLEQQFDTFHNGSWVHLTVNAPPSFTATPPQYVEAKEGGSTLLSCSAQGNPKPMISWLREGEELVTNAKYTVHDGSLTILGITRDDRGAYTCRAYSDQGEVLHTTRLLVQGPPYIVSPPENVTVNISQNALFTCQAEAYPGNLTYTWFWEEDNVYFKNDLKLRVRILIDGTLIIFRVKPEDAGKYTCTPSNSLGISPSASAHLTVQYPARVINMPPVIYVPRKLPGIIRCPVDANPPVTSVKWEKDGYPLRVEKYPGWSLTPDGSIRVAEATEDSLGTYTCVPYNALGTMGMSPPATLVLKDPPYFNVRPGGEYRQEAGRELVIPCAASGDPDIPTITWRKVGKPSKSKHNVLSSGSLQFLSLSKEDHGEWECVATNVVTSITASTRILVIGTSPHAPGNIHVLPSMTSANVSWEPGYDGGFEQTFSVWYGPVSKRTDYGPHDWHSMPVSGAQTWLVVPGLEPATEYQFSVLAQNKLGTGPFSEVVTVNTTGSPLGTPEPLVLLTPPRCLTANRTQHGVLLTWLPPANHSSPIDRYIMEFRLGERWEVLDDLIPSTETEYIARDLVQDSWYEFRVMAVMVDLISESSNVVGVSSTDPFPPAELPDEGLARPVVAGVVATICFLAAAVLFSTLAACFVNKQHRRKLKRKPDPPLSVTHFRKSIESPLSSGKISPESSPPSRPRSLSSEGSHGPGLYVKKLPSPQKEREKELSFYKKTKRAIASKKYSVSKHEAEVTTPIELISRGPDGRFVMESSPPPRRIQGFPFAEESDMYPEFRQSDEENDFDPGPLPPIMPTLRPQLSPTSSSLESTQPPTYSPRLHRPMEGMSFAEGSALHASGQAPASRYRGFPQGPFYGYLGSRAESGIPPPFYMPELSPRSSALSSPPGTAEGPFGYPSIPEESGEMEHHQYTASGHSLSHSQSSPPRSPESWQPHELPFLGLEGPRFIYPPHHPLRHPQDLPDPPPYPPHSSRLQLPPTSPGLLQLEVPVAPPGRDRPLGPPVRRLAMQQAQSLGQLRHTAHGVGVPVLPYPDPAARAGSPSTAPSSSPQSWLSPRAGRRADPSLPPLVLQPSRLSPLSQSPLSTQPGSPDILVRPPPRPGILRTSRSLEMPEITLQPSATVSFSRRSSLTTSPTQGARQPSPSYHAHMSYASTAASYPSQSPSPPPEGRDVFGQRPSQRRTEEEMLPSEPSQLQISASGEPLGASSDPAGSESLPALLQHCITKAKGVAANNNNNTTSGRGTGACPSQTQQLSQTPPEGEDLSLHRKRKRQNKKNPYLYLTSLLQRRQSEEDQTGILASADSEGPNYGTLR; this comes from the exons GTAGAGCCTCTCTGCATGGGAAGGCCTCCCTCCAGATCGACCCGGTGCGCTCCGAGGACCAGGGCTGGTATGAGTGCAGGGTCCTGATGCTGGAACAGCAGTTCGACACCTTCCACAACGGCAGCTGGGTGCACCTCACAGTCAACG CCCCACCTTCATTTACAGCGACGCCGCCGCAGTATGTGGAGGCGAAGGAAGGGGGAAGCACTCTGCTTAGCTGCTCTGCCCAGGGAAACCCCAAACCAATGATCAGCTGGctcagagagggggaggagcttgtAACCAACGCAAAGTACACG GTCCACGATGGCAGCCTGACCATCCTCGGCATCACCAGAGATGACAGAGGGGCGTACACGTGCCGGGCCTACAGTGACCAGGGGGAGGTGCTCCACACGACCCGCTTGCTAGTCCAAG GGCCCCCATACATCGTGTCTCCACCAGAAAACGTCACTGTCAAcatctcccagaatgcactcTTCACCTGCCAAGCGGAGGCGTATCCCGGCAACCTGACCTACACCTGGTTTTGGGAGGAGGATAACGTCTACTTTAAGAA CGACCTGAAGCTCCGAGTGCGCATCCTCATCGACGGCACCCTCATCATCTTCCGGGTCAAGCCAGAGGACGCCGGCAAGTACACCTGCACCCCGAGCAACAGCCTCGGCATCTCGCCCTCAGCGTCGGCCCACCTGACTGTTCAGT ATCCTGCCAGAGTGATCAACATGCCCCCGGTCATCTACGTCCCACGGAAACTGCCAGGCATCATCCGCTGCCCGGTAGACGCCAACCCACCAGTGACATCGGTGAAATGGGAGAAAGATGGTTATCCTCTCAGAGTGGAGAAG TACCCTGGCTGGAGCCTGACGCCGGACGGAAGTATCCGGGTGGCGGAGGCAACCGAAGACTCCCTGGGCACCTACACCTGTGTGCCTTACAACGCCCTGGGTACCATGGGCATGTCCCCCCCAGCCACATTGGTGCTAAAG GATCCCCCTTACTTTAATGTAAGGCCTGGGGGGGAATACCGTCAGGAGGCTGGGAGAGAGCTAGTTATTCCATGTGCTGCTTCTGGAGACCCGGATATACCAACCATCACCTGGAGGAAG GTGGGGAAGCCGAGCAAGAGTAAGCACAACGTCCTCTCCAGCGGCAGCTTACAGTTTCTGTCCCTCAGCAAGGAGGACCACGGAGAATGGGAGTGTGTAGCCACCAACGTGGTCACAAGCATCACTGCCAGCACACGTATCCTAGTCATCG GCACCAGCCCACATGCTCCCGGCAATATCCATGTACTGCCCTCAATGACCTCTGCTAATGTATCCTGGGAACCAGGTTATGATGGCGGCTTTGAACAGACGTTCTCTGTGTGGTACGGTCCAGT GTCAAAGAGAACAGACTACGGTCCTCATGACTGGCATTCGATGCCAGTTTCTGGTGCTCAGACCTGGTTGGTGGTGCCAGGGCTGGAACCTGCAACAGAGTACCAGTTCAGCGTGTTGGCGCAAAACAAGCTGGGCACGGGCCCATTCAGCGAAGTTGTGACAGTCAACACGACAG GCTCTCCTCTAGGTACCCCAGAACCACTGGTGCTTCTTACTCCACCACGGTGCCTCACAGCCAATCGCACGCAGCACGGTGTTCTTCTCACATGGCTCCCCCCAGCGAACCACTCCTCGCCCATCGATCGATATATCATGGAGTTCCGCCTCGGGGAGAGGTGGGAGGTTCTGGATGATCTCATCCCATCTACCGAGACCGAGTACATCGCTCGAGACCTTGTTCAG GATTCCTGGTATGAGTTCCGAGTAATGGCTGTCATGGTCGACCTGATCAGTGAGAGCAGCAACGTAGTGGGAGTCTCCAGTACAG ATCCCTTCCCACCAGCAGAGTTGCCTGACGAGGGGCTGGCGCGGCCTGTGGTGGCGGGCGTAGTTGCAACTATATGTTTCCTGGCAGCGGCCGTACTGTTCAGCACTCTAGCAGCTTGCTTCGTCAATAAGCAACATCGTCGCAAACTCAAACGTAAACCAG ATCCTCCCCTGTCTGTGACACACTTCAGGAAAAGCATCGAGTCACC GTTATCTTCGGGAAAGATAAGTCCAGAGAGTTCCCCGCCATCTCGTCCCCGCTCTCTGTCTTCAGAGGGTTCTCACGGACCGGGCCTCTACGTCAAGAAGCTGCCCAGTCCTCAGAAAGAACGAGAAAAAGAGCTCTCCTTCTACAAAAAAACCAAGCGTGCCATAGCCAGCAAGAAATACAGCGTCTCCAAGCATGAGGCGGAGGTCACCACACCTATAGAGCTGATAAGCCGCGGCCCCGATGGCCGGTTCGTCATGGAGAGCAGCCCGCCGCCCCGCCGCATCCAGGGCTTCCCCTTCGCCGAGGAGTCTGACATGTACCCAGAGTTTCGGCAGTCTGACGAGGAGAATGATTTTGATCCCGGGCCTCTGCCGCCCATCATGCCCACGCTGCGGCCCCAGCTTTCCCCAACGTCCTCCAGCCTGGAGTCAACGCAGCCCCCTACCTACAGCCCCCGCCTGCACAGGCCCATGGAAGGTATGAGCTTTGCAGAGGGCAGTGCACTTCACGCCTCAGGGCAGGCCCCGGCCTCCCGCTACAGGGGCTTCCCCCAGGGCCCCTTCTATGGGTATCTAGGCAGCCGCGCTGAATCAGGGATTCCGCCTCCGTTCTACATGCCTGAACTCAGCCCGCGTAGCTCcgctctgtcctcacctcccgGCACCGCCGAGGGGCCTTTCGGTTACCCGTCCATCCCGGAGGagagtggagagatggagcaCCATCAGTACACCGCCTCTGGCCACTCGCTGTCACACTCGCAGAgctctcctcctcgctcccctGAAAGTTGGCAGCCTCATGAGTTACCCTTCCTGGGCTTAGAGGGTCCAAGGTTCATATATCCACCTCACCATCCCTTACGACATCCCCAGGACCTCCCCGACCCGCCCCCATACCCTCCCCACAGCAGTCGCCTGCAACTGCCCCCAACAAGCCCAGGGCTCCTTCAGCTGGAGGTCCCTGTGGCTCCCCCAGGCAGAGACAGGCCCCTGGGGCCTCCGGTTAGGCGTTTAGCTATGCAACAGGCCCAGAGTCTCGGCCAGCTCAGACACACGGCCCACGGTGTGGGTGTACCAGTGTTGCCTTACCCTGACCCGGCAGCCCGTGCAGGGAGCCCAAGCACAGCCCCCAGCAGTAGCCCTCAATCCTGGCTCAGTCCGAGGGCGGGGCGCCGGGCAGACCCCAGCTTACCCCCACTAGTCCTGCAGCCCTCCCGCCTCTCTCCACTCTCCCAAAGCCCTCTCAGCACCCAGCCAGGCTCCCCAGATATTCTAGTGAGGCCCCCTCCGCGGCCCGGCATCCTCCGCACCTCTCGGTCTCTGGAGATGCCCGAGATCACCCTGCAGCCCTCGGCTACAGTCAGTTTCTCCCGAAGGTCCTCTCTGACCACTTCTCCCACTCAGGGAGCCAGGCAGCCCAGCCCCAGCTACCATGCCCACATGTCCTATGCCTCTACAGCAGCCAGTTACCCCTCCCAgtccccttctccccctccagaGGGCAGGGATGTTTTCGGGCAGAggccatcccagagaaggacagaggaggagatgctACCCTCAGAGCCCTCCCAGCTCCAGATATCAGCCTCAGG GGAACCTCTAGGTGCGTCTAGCGATCCTGCCGGGTCTGAGAGCTTACCAGCACTGTTACAACACTGTATCACGAAAGCGAAGGGAGTGGCCgccaacaacaataacaacacaacCTCCGGGCGGGGAACAG GTGCGTGCCCCTCTCAGACCCAGCAGCTATCCCAGACACCCCCAGAGGGAGAGGATCTCAGCCtccacaggaagaggaaacggCAGAACAAGAAGAACCCCTATCTCTATTTGACCTCCCTCCTGCAGCGCAGGCAGTCCGAGGAGGACCAGACAGGCATCCTGGCCAGTGCAGACTCCGAGGGCCCCAATTACGGCACCCTCCGCTGA